From a single Rutidosis leptorrhynchoides isolate AG116_Rl617_1_P2 chromosome 5, CSIRO_AGI_Rlap_v1, whole genome shotgun sequence genomic region:
- the LOC139849144 gene encoding secreted RxLR effector protein 161-like encodes MGEADVIIGIRIKHESNEILIFKSHYIGKVLRKFNFFDCTHVSTPVDPSEKLMSNLGEAVSQHEYSQVIGYLMYVMTSTRPDIAFAVGKLSRYTSIPSTHHWQAIRRVLKYLKKTMNYSLSYSVFPSVIEGYTDASWKTNAEDHS; translated from the coding sequence ATGGGAGAGGCTGACGTTATCATTGGTATTAGGATCAAACATGAAAGTaatgaaattttaatttttaaatctcATTATATTGGGAAAGTGTTGAGAAAGTTCAATTTCTTTGATTGTACTCATGTGAGTACACCTGTGGATCCAAGTGAGAAACTAATGTCTAATCtaggtgaagctgtatcacaacatgagtattctcaggtgattggctatTTGATGTATGTCATGACTTCAACAAGGCcagatattgcttttgctgtgggaaaattgagtagatatactagtattCCTAGTACTCATCattggcaagcaattaggcgggtactgaagtatttGAAGAAAACTATgaactatagtttatcttatagtGTGTTTCCTTCAGTAATAGAAGGATACACTGATGCAAGTTGGAAAACCAATGCTGAAGATCATTCTTAA